The genomic segment CCGATATCGTCTTCGATCCGGCCACCAACAATCGCCCGGTTGGAGGCGCGACGGTGGCGCTGGTCGACGCCGGCGGCGCTCCCGTGAAGTTGATGCCCGTTGCGGGGCAGCCCGGTGCGAACGCGCAGAACCCAACCGCGACCGGCGCCGACGGCGCGTACACCTTCGCCCTCGAGCCCAGCCAAATTGCGGCGGGAGGCTCGCGTTTCTACCTGACGATTTCCGCCCCGGGATTCTTGAATCGAAAGATCCAACTCGATATCAAGCTCGGAACCGACGGCGTGCTCTACGACGTGACCGCCGCCGCACTCGACAATCAACCGCTCGCGCGAGCCGGCGGATACACGCTGACCTCCGATGCGGTCAGTCTCGCCGACGTCTTTGGTCTCTTCGGGAACATTCCGCTCTTTACGGCGCGAACGGTGGCGGTGACCAAGACCGTCGACAAAACCGTTGCGAGCCCGGGCGATCGGCTCGTCTACACCGTCGGTGTGGGGAATCCGTCGCAGACGCCGCTCGCTCAAACGATTCTGGTCGATACCCTGCCCGCGGGCGAAGCGTATGCCCCCGGCACGGCGCGCTTGGACGGCGACCCCTTCGAACCGGTCGTCGCCGGCCGCACGCTTACGTGGACTCTTGCAAACGTAGCTGCGGGCGCGAATTACACCGTGACCTATGCGACGGTCGTTTTTCCATCGGTCGCTCCCGACACGACGCTCGTCAACGGCGTAACGGCATCGGCTGCGATCGCGGGAACGAACGTGACGGCTACGGCAAGCGCAACCGCCGACGTGCGGATCATCACGAGCGCGTTCTCGCAGCGCGGAATAATCACCGGACGCGTCTTCATCGATGCGCGCCGTTCCGAGCGCTTCGCGAAGGGTGACGACGGCGTTGCGGGCGTGCGCATCTTTCTTGAAGACGGCAGCTCGGTCGTGACGGATCGTTTCGGGCGCTACTCGTTTGCCGGCGTTCGCCCGGGCATGCACGTGCTCCGCGTCGACGCGACGACGCTGCCCGATACCACGCGCCCGTTCGGGCGGCCACGTATGGGCAGCGTGTGGTCGATGCAGCGGTTGGTGCACGGCCTCTTCGACGACGGGCTGATGGAAGACGTGAACTTCGGCGTCGAGGGCGTGCGATGAGCGCGCGAATCGGAAGCGCAATGAAGCGCTGCGGCGCCTTGCTGATGACCGTCTCGATCTTCTGCTCGGTGCAAGTCCGCGCGCGTTCGGACGACGCGCCGGCAGCGGCGCCGACTGCCGGCAAGATCACCTACGCGGATCTCACGCACGAGACGTACACGGCGACCCATAACCTGAACGCGGCATTTGCTTTTCCGGCCGACGGCGCGATCTCGCCGACGATCGCGACTCGCGTGGTGGTGGATACGACGCTGGGCGCGGGTATCGAGCTACGCGTGAACGACGAGATCGTGCCGCTCACGCGCGTTGGGCGCCACACCGCTTCGACCAAGACGGCTTCGGCCGAATTCGAATACTTCGGTGTCGTCCTGAAGCCGGGCCCGAATCGTATCGTCGCGACCGCGGTCGGTGCGAACGGATTGCGCGGCGCGGCGACCGCGGAAACGGTCTCGGGTCCCGGTATGCCAGCGACGCTCAAAGGCAGCCTGCAAGGCAAGCTCGTTGCCGACGGCAAGACCGTAACCATGCTCGACGTTCGCGCGCTCGATCGCTGGAACGATCCGGCGCTCGCGGGCTCGCCGGTAACGGTGAAGCTCGTGCACGGCGATGCGAGTTTCGCGGGTCGCGAAAACGCGCAGCCGTCGGCGAGCGCGAGCGCCGCACCGAGCGACCTTGCATCGCCGCCGGGCGGCGCGCGGGGCGCCGTTTTTGAAGCGCAGCTCGGCGTGGGCGGTTTGGTGGGCGTTCCCATCCTTCCCGGCCTGACGCCCGGTGACGTGACGCTGCAGATCTCCTCGGGCGATCTTACGACGACGCAGACGTTTTACATGGCGCCGTACGTGCGCGCTCCATTCGTGAATGGGCTCTTGAGCGTTGGAACCGGCGTGGTGCCGATCGGAGTCGACGGCGACGGACGCGATGATGCCGGCGGCGCGCGCCGGCTGCGGGGCGCCCTTTTTGCCAGCGGCCGCGTCGGCAAGACCTCGCTGATGACGCTTGCCTACGAATCGCAAAACGCGCTCTCGCCGCTTTCATCGTTCGGCCCCTTCGTCGACGATCCCAACGAGCGCCCGTATCAAACCTTCGGCGACTCGTCCGTGCGAGCTTCGGGCTATCGCTCCAACGACCGGCTTTACGCGCGATTGGATTCCGGCCGCGATAGCGCGATGTGGGGACAGTTCGACGCGACGACCGGCGACGAGAACGCCGTCGGCGCATTCCGTCAGTTGCTCTCCGGCGCGAAGATCGAACTTGCGAGCAAAGACGCGCGCGCGCATCTCACGGCCTTCGGGGCGCGCAACGACGTTGGATACGTGTCGACGACCCTGGCGGTAACCGGGCTTTCGAATCTCGCGCGGCCGCTGCAGCCGGATATCGTGGTC from the Candidatus Baltobacteraceae bacterium genome contains:
- a CDS encoding isopeptide-forming domain-containing fimbrial protein — encoded protein: MRFTNLPLRAVLLATSIVLLAAAPAGTKIINTATLSYQDSAGQRYSVESNAVTTTFAPVAALVVSPKVAQINPATDSFAAGQNVTRTFAIANASNIDDAYTIQSVSAAPAKVLSIAILSAQGTLPVTLGTTTSPVLHPGDSIRVQVVLATTGVAIGTAFPISVVARTVVTGTTNGLQSDTGVQWAVAASAAQFTGTGPNSQVTKTVNHTASVQSAPGSSVTFEIQAKNSGGATATNVVLTDAIPNGLQADVTSVKIDGNAAGPAAALAGQTLTVKIPSLVAGAQLDVSFNATVGNASVAGATFTNVASITSDGATPILTTPASVLIGTADIVFDPATNNRPVGGATVALVDAGGAPVKLMPVAGQPGANAQNPTATGADGAYTFALEPSQIAAGGSRFYLTISAPGFLNRKIQLDIKLGTDGVLYDVTAAALDNQPLARAGGYTLTSDAVSLADVFGLFGNIPLFTARTVAVTKTVDKTVASPGDRLVYTVGVGNPSQTPLAQTILVDTLPAGEAYAPGTARLDGDPFEPVVAGRTLTWTLANVAAGANYTVTYATVVFPSVAPDTTLVNGVTASAAIAGTNVTATASATADVRIITSAFSQRGIITGRVFIDARRSERFAKGDDGVAGVRIFLEDGSSVVTDRFGRYSFAGVRPGMHVLRVDATTLPDTTRPFGRPRMGSVWSMQRLVHGLFDDGLMEDVNFGVEGVR